One genomic window of Methanosarcina acetivorans C2A includes the following:
- the modB gene encoding molybdate ABC transporter permease subunit produces the protein MIPMLDNIWFPLSLTLWIAAISSFFVLSSGVAIAYVFARRDFRGKGLAELLLTLPLVLPPTVIGYLLVVLVGRNGFLGQMILNFLGTGIMFTWQAAVIAAYTVSLPLMVYTAKAAIEAVDREIEYAAYILGKSELETALQITLPIAKKGILAGLILSFARAMGEFGATLMLAGNIPGKTNTMSISIYSAFQAGNNELAQVLVLILVFMSLLTIALTGRFAGKLEV, from the coding sequence ATGATACCTATGCTGGACAATATCTGGTTTCCTTTATCACTCACGCTCTGGATAGCAGCTATATCGTCTTTTTTCGTACTATCCAGTGGCGTAGCCATAGCTTATGTGTTTGCAAGGCGGGATTTCAGGGGGAAAGGACTTGCGGAACTACTACTAACTCTTCCCCTTGTCCTTCCCCCTACCGTAATTGGTTACCTTCTTGTTGTCCTGGTGGGAAGAAATGGATTTTTAGGGCAGATGATTCTCAATTTTCTGGGGACAGGGATCATGTTCACCTGGCAGGCAGCAGTTATTGCGGCATATACGGTTTCCCTTCCCCTGATGGTATATACCGCAAAAGCAGCCATTGAAGCAGTGGATAGGGAAATAGAATATGCTGCCTATATCCTTGGAAAAAGTGAACTTGAGACCGCTCTGCAAATAACCCTACCAATTGCAAAAAAAGGAATACTGGCAGGGCTGATACTCAGTTTTGCCAGGGCTATGGGAGAATTCGGAGCAACTCTTATGCTGGCAGGAAATATCCCGGGAAAAACGAACACAATGTCGATCTCGATATATAGCGCCTTTCAGGCGGGAAATAACGAACTTGCCCAGGTGCTGGTCTTAATCCTGGTCTTTATGTCCCTGCTGACCATTGCATTGACCGGAAGATTCGCAGGAAAATTAGAGGTATGA
- the modA gene encoding molybdate ABC transporter substrate-binding protein produces the protein MRKELIVLLVLLGVFLAIGCAENGSEAVNETGTPTAETAVPGQESETILVSAAASLTEVFTDMESQFETENPGVDVNFNFAGSGSLRTQIEGGAPVDVFASASQSHMDILAGEGLIENSSREDFAQNSLVLIVPSSSTLNISGIEDLTSLEVERIAIGNPETAPVGKYTTQSLTEAGIWDQLEGKTVLAEDVKQVLVYVERGEVDAGFVYMTDAKTAEPETIEIVATVPVTTPISYPIAVVSASENKEEAQEFIDFVTGQEGQEILEEYGFTPESE, from the coding sequence ATGAGGAAAGAACTGATCGTTCTGTTAGTGTTATTAGGTGTATTCCTTGCAATAGGATGTGCTGAAAACGGAAGCGAAGCTGTAAACGAAACGGGCACCCCCACAGCAGAAACAGCGGTACCCGGGCAGGAGTCCGAAACTATTTTAGTTTCTGCAGCTGCCAGCCTAACCGAAGTCTTTACGGATATGGAATCCCAGTTTGAAACCGAAAACCCTGGCGTAGACGTTAATTTCAACTTTGCAGGGTCCGGAAGCCTGCGTACGCAAATAGAGGGAGGAGCTCCGGTTGATGTTTTTGCTTCGGCTTCCCAGAGCCACATGGACATACTTGCCGGAGAGGGGTTAATTGAGAACAGCTCAAGGGAAGACTTCGCCCAGAACTCCCTCGTGCTCATAGTTCCATCAAGCAGTACCCTCAACATAAGCGGAATAGAAGACCTGACCTCCCTCGAAGTTGAGAGGATCGCAATCGGAAATCCCGAAACAGCTCCTGTAGGCAAATATACAACCCAGTCTCTGACCGAAGCAGGCATCTGGGACCAGCTGGAAGGAAAGACAGTACTTGCCGAAGATGTAAAACAGGTCCTTGTATATGTTGAAAGAGGAGAGGTTGATGCAGGTTTTGTGTACATGACCGACGCAAAGACCGCAGAGCCCGAAACCATCGAAATCGTTGCAACAGTGCCTGTAACTACCCCTATTAGCTACCCCATAGCTGTGGTTTCGGCGTCTGAAAACAAAGAAGAAGCACAGGAATTCATCGATTTCGTAACAGGACAGGAAGGCCAGGAAATACTTGAGGAATACGGGTTCACTCCCGAATCAGAATGA